Proteins encoded in a region of the Rhodopirellula halodulae genome:
- a CDS encoding DUF5989 family protein gives MTDNESPSESNSSDAFERESQQQEVGLVQEFFFFLRENKKWWLIPLLGSLLLVGVISIMATSGAAPFIYTLF, from the coding sequence ATGACCGACAACGAATCGCCATCTGAATCCAATTCGTCCGATGCCTTCGAACGAGAATCCCAGCAACAGGAGGTGGGATTGGTGCAGGAGTTCTTCTTCTTTTTGCGGGAGAACAAGAAGTGGTGGCTGATCCCGTTGCTTGGTTCACTGTTGCTGGTCGGGGTGATCAGCATCATGGCAACCAGCGGTGCCGCCCCATTCATCTACACGCTGTTTTAA
- a CDS encoding substrate-binding domain-containing protein, translating into MVRIWLGCVGLILLVGCSKSNSTSVSTAEGGGDTAAEVVDADGFPKQCGNYTVLGILTDNQDNSKAKENAETTLLRHPDVACMVGLWSQNTPMILAALRSSDALGKVQVVGFDEHPDTLAGIREQSVYGTVVQQPYAFGFRSVQWLTTLATGGQVEVPDSGMIIIPHRSITADNVSEFAADVEKMKSGEGPILSGDETIDGKGIRVAYITNSLDPFWTLADAGCKRAAETFGCEVDVQMPSTGTIEEQKRFLESNVAAKVDGIAISPIDPENQVAMINEACQATTVICQDSDAPASRREFYLGTSNYLAGRAAGKLIQEAIPEGGEVMLFVGKMEVLNAQERSQGIMDELAGKPIPAILQNAN; encoded by the coding sequence ATGGTTCGAATTTGGTTGGGATGCGTTGGTTTGATCTTGCTCGTTGGATGCAGCAAATCAAATTCCACTTCGGTGAGCACGGCTGAAGGTGGCGGCGATACCGCGGCGGAAGTGGTGGATGCCGACGGTTTCCCCAAACAATGCGGCAACTACACCGTGCTGGGAATCCTGACGGACAACCAAGACAATTCGAAAGCCAAAGAGAACGCCGAAACCACCTTGCTTCGACATCCCGACGTCGCGTGCATGGTCGGACTCTGGAGCCAGAACACGCCGATGATTTTGGCCGCTTTGCGAAGCAGCGACGCTCTGGGCAAGGTTCAGGTTGTTGGATTTGACGAACACCCCGACACTTTGGCGGGCATTCGAGAACAATCCGTTTATGGAACGGTGGTCCAACAACCTTACGCGTTTGGTTTCCGAAGTGTGCAATGGCTGACGACGCTCGCCACCGGAGGCCAGGTCGAAGTTCCCGACAGCGGAATGATCATCATCCCTCACCGATCCATCACCGCCGACAACGTCAGTGAATTCGCGGCCGACGTCGAGAAGATGAAATCGGGCGAAGGTCCGATCTTGTCGGGTGACGAAACGATCGACGGCAAAGGCATTCGCGTTGCTTACATCACGAACTCACTCGATCCGTTTTGGACTCTCGCCGATGCGGGCTGCAAACGAGCCGCCGAAACCTTTGGCTGCGAGGTCGACGTGCAAATGCCGTCCACTGGGACCATCGAAGAACAAAAACGATTCCTGGAATCCAACGTGGCCGCCAAAGTTGATGGAATTGCAATCAGCCCGATCGACCCCGAAAACCAAGTCGCCATGATCAACGAAGCTTGCCAGGCCACCACGGTGATCTGCCAAGACAGCGACGCCCCAGCATCCCGACGGGAATTTTATTTGGGCACCAGCAATTACCTCGCCGGACGCGCCGCGGGGAAACTGATCCAAGAAGCAATTCCCGAGGGAGGCGAGGTGATGTTGTTCGTTGGAAAAATGGAAGTGCTCAACGCCCAAGAGCGAAGCCAAGGGATCATGGACGAACTGGCGGGCAAACCCATTCCAGCCATTCTTCAAAACGCGAATTGA
- a CDS encoding SxtJ family membrane protein, which yields MPLIDLSAAPSPSMRRWFGASLGLLLLIFAWLSRSLGVWPSALLVGCAVVTTSVYYALPATQEKIIRGWQWLTFPLAFLVGHLLFGAIYFVVLTPLAMALRVVGHDALRLRERHHASTWQDRKQDVAAEQYFKQF from the coding sequence ATGCCTTTGATTGATCTATCGGCCGCGCCCAGTCCATCCATGCGACGGTGGTTTGGAGCTTCGCTGGGGTTGCTATTGCTGATATTCGCTTGGTTGTCGCGGTCGTTGGGTGTTTGGCCCTCGGCGTTGTTGGTTGGATGCGCCGTGGTCACGACCTCGGTGTACTATGCACTGCCCGCCACCCAGGAAAAAATCATTCGCGGTTGGCAGTGGCTCACCTTCCCGCTCGCGTTTTTGGTCGGGCATCTGTTGTTTGGTGCCATCTACTTCGTCGTGTTGACACCTTTGGCAATGGCGCTGCGTGTGGTGGGGCATGATGCGTTGCGTTTGCGTGAGAGACACCACGCGAGCACCTGGCAAGACCGAAAACAAGACGTCGCCGCAGAACAATACTTCAAGCAATTCTGA
- a CDS encoding BamA/OMP85 family outer membrane protein — MNPKTNPFHRPFKFRFMSWMRAVTPPNESDASDSVNDNPSLAQTLISASTPFAKTEAFARRRGVIAFLATIMVFSQGVISPVNDANAQTSYPAPAPPSSYAAPPSLQGSAGASTYGQSAYGQSAYGTQPTYGAPQQSYGEAQPSYGAAQPGYGAAQPSYGAAQPGASNPYAAPTYSGGTTYQGGGTLSGPLQDSFPSSPNLAPPVVTQPTVREADLIIQGYPARTGRLMFGGAVNSDAGVTGQITIDERNFDISRWPRSFSDMFSGTAFRGAGQTFRLEAAPGSDFQRYTLQFADPNLLGYLPISMSLSGFLYDRNFNDWDENRLGGRASFGYRVTPDLSVSVGFSGQNVEISDPRVNTVQQLNDVVGDNALYSGMASLIHDTRNSPLQPSRGHYFELSFEQTFGDFDYSTFEAEYRKYFLLRERADGSGKQTLSFGTQLGFSGDETPIFENYFAGGYSTIRGFDFRGASPVINGVEVGGRFQWLNTVEYMFPLTADDAFRGVAFVDFGTVEQDIEIDADNFRVAPGFGFRVAIPMLGPAPLAFDFAFPVAKSEFDDERMFSFYMSAIR, encoded by the coding sequence ATGAACCCGAAGACCAACCCGTTTCACCGACCATTCAAGTTCCGCTTCATGTCATGGATGCGTGCTGTGACCCCACCGAATGAATCAGACGCCTCCGACTCGGTCAACGACAATCCGTCATTGGCCCAGACGTTGATCTCCGCCAGCACGCCGTTTGCCAAAACGGAAGCTTTCGCGAGACGACGTGGCGTGATTGCATTCCTTGCGACAATCATGGTTTTTTCGCAGGGTGTGATCTCACCGGTCAATGACGCCAACGCACAAACCAGTTATCCGGCTCCAGCTCCGCCATCGTCCTACGCGGCCCCGCCATCGCTGCAAGGATCCGCTGGGGCCAGTACCTACGGCCAATCCGCTTACGGTCAATCGGCCTATGGGACTCAGCCCACCTACGGGGCTCCTCAGCAAAGTTACGGTGAAGCTCAGCCTAGCTATGGTGCGGCACAACCGGGTTACGGTGCGGCACAACCCAGCTACGGTGCTGCACAACCAGGTGCGTCCAATCCCTACGCGGCACCGACCTATTCCGGAGGCACGACCTACCAAGGCGGAGGGACGTTGTCCGGGCCGCTCCAGGATTCGTTCCCGTCTTCGCCCAATTTGGCTCCACCAGTTGTCACGCAGCCCACGGTTCGTGAAGCGGACTTGATCATCCAAGGTTATCCGGCTCGCACCGGACGTTTGATGTTTGGTGGTGCCGTCAACAGCGACGCCGGTGTCACCGGCCAGATCACCATTGACGAACGCAACTTCGACATCAGTCGTTGGCCGCGTTCGTTCAGCGACATGTTCAGCGGCACCGCATTTCGTGGTGCCGGCCAAACGTTCCGATTGGAAGCGGCACCCGGTAGCGACTTTCAACGGTACACCTTGCAGTTCGCAGATCCGAACTTGTTGGGTTACTTGCCCATCAGCATGTCGCTCAGTGGTTTTCTCTACGACCGAAACTTCAACGATTGGGACGAGAACCGCTTGGGTGGTCGTGCCAGCTTTGGGTATCGTGTGACGCCTGACCTTTCGGTATCAGTCGGCTTCAGCGGGCAAAATGTCGAGATCAGCGATCCTCGCGTGAATACAGTTCAGCAACTGAACGATGTGGTCGGCGACAACGCTCTGTATTCGGGCATGGCGTCGCTGATCCATGACACTCGCAATAGTCCGCTGCAACCCAGTCGCGGCCACTACTTTGAATTGAGCTTCGAACAAACGTTCGGTGATTTCGACTACTCGACTTTTGAAGCGGAGTATCGCAAATACTTCTTGCTGAGAGAGCGGGCGGATGGTTCGGGAAAACAAACCTTGTCGTTTGGAACTCAACTCGGGTTCAGCGGCGATGAAACGCCTATCTTCGAAAACTATTTCGCCGGTGGTTATTCAACGATTCGTGGTTTCGATTTCCGTGGTGCCAGTCCCGTCATCAACGGCGTCGAAGTCGGTGGTCGGTTCCAATGGCTGAACACGGTCGAGTACATGTTCCCGCTGACGGCAGACGATGCATTTCGCGGAGTCGCCTTTGTGGACTTTGGCACGGTGGAGCAAGACATCGAAATCGATGCGGACAATTTCCGAGTCGCACCTGGTTTTGGTTTCCGCGTCGCAATTCCGATGTTGGGGCCGGCACCTTTGGCGTTTGACTTCGCGTTCCCCGTCGCCAAATCCGAATTCGACGACGAGCGAATGTTCAGCTTCTACATGAGTGCGATTCGATAA
- a CDS encoding metallophosphoesterase family protein produces the protein MKRALISDIHGNLEALQAVLEDIDTVGVQEVVCLGDIIGYGPNPCECLDLVMRRCKHTILGNHDQAALFDPDGFNPMALRAIYWTRDELDSGKGGPAQMNARWDFLGELPRYFNDGDYKFVHGSPRDPTNEYVFPEYVYDARKMEILFGKVEQYCFMGHTHLPGVFTTECEFITPDESDHVFRLGNQKLMFNVGSVGQPRDENNRSCYVVLDTDEKTVTYRRVEYDIEQTAKKIYAQPDLDDALGDRLKRGH, from the coding sequence GTGAAGCGAGCGTTGATCAGCGACATCCACGGGAACCTGGAAGCTCTGCAGGCGGTTCTGGAAGACATCGACACGGTCGGTGTTCAGGAAGTTGTGTGCCTGGGCGATATCATCGGCTACGGCCCCAACCCGTGCGAGTGCTTGGATCTGGTGATGCGTCGCTGCAAGCACACCATCCTTGGCAACCACGATCAAGCCGCCTTGTTTGATCCTGACGGGTTCAATCCGATGGCGTTGCGAGCGATTTATTGGACTCGCGATGAGCTGGATAGCGGCAAAGGTGGCCCGGCTCAGATGAACGCTCGTTGGGATTTCTTGGGCGAGTTGCCACGCTACTTCAACGACGGCGACTACAAGTTTGTACACGGTTCCCCCCGGGATCCAACCAACGAATACGTGTTCCCGGAATACGTCTATGATGCCCGCAAAATGGAGATTCTGTTCGGCAAAGTCGAACAGTATTGCTTCATGGGGCACACTCACCTTCCCGGCGTGTTCACGACCGAATGTGAATTCATCACGCCGGATGAGAGTGACCATGTCTTTCGGTTGGGCAACCAGAAGTTGATGTTCAACGTCGGCAGTGTTGGTCAGCCTCGCGACGAAAACAATCGTTCATGCTACGTGGTGCTCGATACCGACGAGAAGACGGTCACCTATCGCCGAGTGGAATACGACATCGAGCAAACGGCCAAGAAAATCTACGCACAACCCGATCTGGACGATGCCTTGGGCGATCGTTTGAAACGAGGGCATTGA
- a CDS encoding carbamoyltransferase family protein produces MTLILGISAFYHDSAVALVEDGKVVAAASEERFTRKKHDAAFPSLALEGCLNEIGASVSDIDYVGFYEKPLLKFERLLETYLAYAPRGYRSFSRAMPSWLQTKLHLPREIRKQLGGKTQRRIVFCEHHESHAASAYYPSPFERAAVLTIDGVGEWATTSWGVGEGARLRLKQEIRFPHSLGLLYSAFTYFCGFRVNSGEYKLMGLAPYGEPKFAEVIRDRLVCQHEDGSYSLNMDFFTFPHTLRMTGAALERLLSVQRREPEAPVRQVDMDIAASIQLVTEELVLGLARYVHEQTKLHSLCLAGGVALNCVANGRLLREGPFDRIWVQPAAGDAGGALGVAWLIWHELLRNERAVNPSDAQRGTLLGPAIDEDEEIQQLKSQGAVVRSFDDPANLDREVAELLATGNVVGWVQGKMEFGPRSLGARSILGDPRDSEMQTTMNLKIKYRESFRPFAPSVLKEHASECFEVPEDVESPYMLFTFDVNPDRRKSTAEASGIERVKQVRSDLPAITHLDYSARVQTVSQQRHPRFHALLKAFHDRTGCPALINTSFNVRGEPIVRTAADAYRCFLATQMDALVVGNHLMLRSEQPTAAVESSQTYLSDLAPD; encoded by the coding sequence ATGACACTTATCCTTGGAATCTCTGCCTTCTACCACGACTCCGCGGTGGCGCTGGTGGAGGACGGCAAGGTGGTGGCGGCCGCAAGTGAAGAACGATTCACTCGGAAGAAGCATGATGCTGCCTTTCCGTCGCTCGCGCTCGAAGGGTGTCTGAATGAGATTGGGGCCAGCGTCTCTGATATCGATTACGTCGGTTTCTATGAAAAACCGTTGTTGAAGTTCGAGCGTCTGCTCGAAACCTATCTGGCCTACGCTCCACGTGGTTACCGCTCGTTTTCGCGAGCCATGCCGTCTTGGTTGCAGACCAAACTTCATCTTCCCCGCGAAATTCGAAAGCAGCTTGGCGGAAAGACTCAGCGCCGCATCGTGTTTTGCGAGCACCACGAATCGCACGCGGCGAGTGCATACTATCCCAGTCCGTTTGAGCGGGCCGCCGTGCTGACGATTGATGGTGTTGGCGAGTGGGCAACCACGAGTTGGGGTGTTGGTGAAGGGGCGCGTTTGCGTTTGAAGCAAGAGATTCGCTTTCCGCATTCGCTTGGATTGTTGTATTCCGCTTTCACCTATTTCTGTGGGTTCCGCGTCAACTCCGGCGAATACAAACTGATGGGGTTGGCACCTTACGGCGAGCCAAAATTCGCGGAGGTCATTCGTGATCGATTGGTATGCCAGCACGAGGATGGCAGCTATTCATTGAACATGGACTTCTTCACGTTTCCGCACACGCTGCGGATGACGGGTGCTGCACTGGAACGTTTGCTGAGCGTGCAGCGTCGTGAACCGGAGGCTCCGGTCCGGCAAGTCGACATGGATATCGCCGCGAGTATTCAGTTGGTCACGGAAGAGTTGGTGCTTGGATTGGCGAGATACGTCCACGAACAAACCAAGTTACATTCGTTGTGCTTGGCAGGTGGTGTCGCATTGAATTGTGTCGCCAACGGACGATTGCTTCGTGAAGGTCCGTTCGACCGGATCTGGGTTCAACCGGCTGCGGGCGACGCCGGTGGCGCGCTAGGCGTGGCTTGGTTGATCTGGCATGAATTGCTGCGGAACGAACGTGCCGTCAATCCCTCGGACGCTCAGCGGGGAACTCTGTTGGGACCCGCCATTGATGAAGACGAAGAGATCCAGCAACTGAAGTCACAGGGCGCCGTTGTGAGATCGTTCGACGATCCCGCGAATTTGGATCGTGAAGTTGCCGAGCTATTGGCCACGGGAAACGTGGTGGGTTGGGTTCAAGGAAAGATGGAATTTGGTCCGAGGTCCTTGGGAGCCCGCAGCATTTTGGGAGATCCCCGCGATTCTGAAATGCAGACGACGATGAATTTGAAGATCAAGTATCGAGAATCCTTCCGTCCATTCGCACCGTCGGTGTTGAAGGAGCATGCTTCGGAGTGTTTTGAAGTGCCCGAAGATGTCGAGAGCCCTTACATGCTGTTCACGTTCGATGTGAATCCTGATCGTCGAAAGTCGACCGCGGAGGCAAGTGGAATCGAACGAGTCAAACAAGTGCGGAGTGATTTGCCAGCGATCACCCACCTCGACTACTCCGCACGCGTCCAAACGGTCAGCCAACAGCGGCACCCAAGGTTTCATGCCTTGTTGAAAGCGTTTCACGATCGGACCGGTTGCCCAGCGTTGATCAACACCAGTTTCAACGTTCGTGGCGAGCCGATCGTTCGCACGGCAGCGGACGCCTATCGTTGTTTTCTGGCAACGCAGATGGATGCTTTGGTGGTTGGTAACCATTTGATGCTCCGGAGTGAGCAGCCGACTGCGGCGGTGGAGTCCAGTCAGACCTACCTGAGTGATCTTGCCCCGGATTGA
- the thrC gene encoding threonine synthase: MSLAVESQPNVDHQTTYFRCISGCSGKHSIYDVIYTCPSCGSLLEVYHEREPLKKRNAYQWQQLFDSRASTSKWPYGSGVWGMREWVVPSLADENVVSMFEGNTNLFWAERLGDQLGVPDLWIKLCGNSHTGSFKDLGMTVLVSVVKQMMAQGSSVKAVACASTGDTSAALAAYAAYAGIPAVIFLPAGKVSTAQLIQPVANGAHVLALDTDFDGCMKIVQEVTRDNSIYLANSMNSLRIEGQKTVGIEMVRQFQWEVPDWIIIPVGNLGNISALYKGFQLMMDLGLINRMPRLVAAQAERANPFYEAYKQGFKEKVSVTAQDTLANAIRIGDPVSYAKAVKAVKETDGIVEQASEGELADACARADLTGMFTCPHTGVALAVLKKLIDRGTIKSQDKTVVISTAHGLKFTDFKVGYHESKLEGIDCNLANPATHLPADANAVKDEIARRLESHAS; this comes from the coding sequence ATGTCACTCGCCGTCGAGTCCCAGCCCAACGTGGATCACCAAACCACCTATTTTCGTTGCATTTCAGGTTGCAGCGGCAAACACTCGATCTACGACGTGATCTACACCTGCCCTAGTTGCGGCAGTCTGCTGGAGGTCTATCACGAGCGAGAACCTCTGAAAAAACGCAACGCCTACCAGTGGCAGCAACTCTTTGATTCGCGTGCCAGCACTTCCAAGTGGCCGTACGGCAGCGGTGTTTGGGGAATGCGGGAATGGGTGGTGCCATCATTGGCCGACGAGAATGTCGTCAGCATGTTCGAGGGCAACACCAACTTGTTCTGGGCGGAGCGTCTCGGTGACCAGCTCGGCGTACCCGATCTGTGGATCAAATTGTGTGGCAACAGCCACACGGGCAGCTTCAAGGACTTGGGCATGACGGTGCTGGTCAGCGTCGTTAAACAAATGATGGCGCAGGGAAGCAGCGTCAAAGCGGTGGCATGTGCGAGCACGGGCGACACCAGCGCGGCACTGGCGGCCTACGCGGCTTATGCCGGAATCCCCGCGGTCATCTTCTTGCCCGCGGGAAAAGTCAGCACGGCCCAGTTGATTCAGCCGGTCGCCAATGGGGCTCACGTGTTGGCTCTGGACACCGACTTCGATGGTTGCATGAAAATCGTGCAAGAAGTCACCAGGGACAATTCGATCTACCTGGCAAACTCGATGAACAGCCTGCGGATCGAAGGTCAGAAGACCGTCGGCATCGAAATGGTGCGTCAGTTTCAATGGGAAGTGCCTGATTGGATCATCATTCCCGTGGGTAACCTGGGGAATATCAGTGCGCTCTACAAAGGGTTCCAGTTGATGATGGATCTGGGGCTGATCAATCGGATGCCTCGTTTGGTCGCGGCTCAGGCCGAACGTGCCAACCCGTTCTACGAGGCTTACAAACAGGGATTCAAAGAAAAGGTCAGCGTCACCGCTCAAGACACGCTGGCCAACGCGATTCGAATCGGTGATCCGGTCAGCTACGCGAAAGCGGTCAAGGCCGTCAAAGAAACCGACGGGATTGTGGAGCAAGCCAGCGAGGGTGAATTGGCCGATGCTTGTGCTCGAGCGGACCTGACCGGCATGTTTACCTGCCCGCATACCGGTGTTGCTTTGGCGGTGCTGAAGAAGCTGATCGATCGTGGAACGATCAAGTCGCAAGACAAGACCGTGGTGATTAGCACGGCTCACGGGTTGAAGTTCACGGACTTTAAGGTTGGTTATCACGAATCAAAGCTGGAGGGCATCGATTGCAACCTTGCCAACCCAGCCACTCACCTGCCCGCGGATGCCAACGCGGTGAAAGATGAGATCGCTCGCCGTTTAGAAAGCCACGCTTCCTAG
- a CDS encoding BamA/OMP85 family outer membrane protein, which translates to MPSRLSCCNFAKGRLIAGFVCCVAIACSPKTLHAQFGGGGMGGGQAQAPAAETKPKFRDHIHNRDGMALRREDGDAIVADVRVIGNQVISTTTILAELQTRKGRFYSEETVLSDVGRLNDMGSFDNVTFEIEERHTQSNGSNPAPQKGVLVTFYLRERALVSQVIYHGNYRMNDRELSGRSGINDGDPLSQFSIETGKRRLMDYYHEEGFNQASIVASVGLPDDANAVVFRINEGPKERIADIKIEGCSIVSESRLKKVIQSRGPMLGFMSYLGNVADIKKIDGDVDVLASYYHNLGFLTATVGRRFEYDDTGKWLTVVYVVNEGPRFSIGDVQIVGNEYITEESLRRRMELKAGDVFSGTAMRKDIGEIVYGYGELGFIYAEVDPKTIMRDESGIVDLVYEITEGDQWKVGSIRVEIDGEPHLMKETTMLNLLELREGDLIDRRELETGRNRIERSNLLETNPSIAAPPDIIVKPLEGSLR; encoded by the coding sequence ATGCCGTCTCGACTCTCTTGCTGCAACTTCGCAAAAGGCCGTCTCATCGCGGGTTTTGTGTGCTGCGTGGCCATCGCCTGCTCACCCAAGACGCTGCATGCCCAATTCGGTGGCGGCGGTATGGGCGGTGGACAAGCTCAAGCTCCCGCAGCGGAAACCAAACCCAAATTTCGCGACCACATCCACAACCGCGACGGCATGGCCCTGCGTCGTGAAGATGGTGATGCGATCGTGGCCGACGTTCGAGTGATCGGCAACCAAGTCATCAGCACGACCACCATTCTTGCTGAGCTGCAAACTCGCAAAGGTCGGTTCTACAGCGAAGAAACGGTGTTGTCCGATGTCGGTCGATTGAACGACATGGGATCCTTCGACAACGTCACGTTCGAGATCGAAGAACGGCACACGCAATCCAACGGATCAAACCCGGCCCCGCAAAAAGGCGTCTTGGTGACGTTCTACTTGCGTGAACGAGCACTGGTTTCCCAAGTGATTTACCACGGCAACTATCGCATGAATGATCGCGAATTGTCGGGGCGTTCTGGAATCAATGATGGCGATCCGCTGAGCCAGTTTTCCATCGAAACCGGCAAGCGTCGATTGATGGATTACTACCACGAAGAAGGTTTCAACCAAGCATCCATCGTGGCGTCGGTGGGTTTGCCCGACGACGCCAACGCGGTGGTCTTTCGAATCAATGAAGGCCCCAAAGAACGCATCGCGGACATCAAGATCGAAGGTTGTTCGATCGTCAGCGAATCACGGCTGAAGAAAGTCATTCAAAGCCGGGGTCCGATGCTCGGATTCATGAGCTATCTCGGTAACGTCGCGGACATCAAAAAGATCGACGGCGACGTGGATGTGTTGGCATCCTACTACCACAACCTTGGCTTTTTGACCGCCACGGTGGGACGACGTTTCGAGTACGACGACACCGGCAAATGGTTGACGGTGGTCTATGTCGTCAACGAAGGACCTCGTTTCAGCATCGGCGACGTTCAAATCGTTGGGAATGAATACATCACCGAAGAATCATTGCGGCGAAGAATGGAGTTGAAGGCCGGAGACGTCTTCAGCGGCACCGCAATGCGAAAAGATATCGGCGAGATCGTTTATGGCTATGGCGAGTTGGGCTTCATCTACGCCGAAGTCGATCCCAAGACCATCATGCGTGATGAGAGCGGGATTGTGGATCTGGTCTACGAAATCACCGAAGGCGATCAATGGAAGGTTGGCAGCATCCGCGTCGAAATCGATGGCGAACCCCATTTGATGAAAGAGACCACCATGCTGAACTTGCTGGAGTTGCGAGAAGGCGACCTCATTGATCGACGCGAATTGGAAACGGGGCGAAACCGAATCGAACGTAGCAACCTGTTGGAAACCAACCCATCGATCGCTGCTCCCCCGGACATCATTGTGAAGCCGTTGGAGGGATCGCTGCGATGA
- the tsaB gene encoding tRNA (adenosine(37)-N6)-threonylcarbamoyltransferase complex dimerization subunit type 1 TsaB yields MNSRPDESSPSRETSSHHSAALAGVGLALEVIGREGSVARIESGRITHAENLPPETRATASLTPALQRLLDQHSHGNGEKAGKSSDESPPVDFVAVANGPGSFTGLRIAAATAKTLAYAWGIPVVTIDSLSVLANAIESSELEPETAPELLVGLDAYRGQTFAASFRLTLAKSSRPIWKLNGPIELLSRPAWLDRLKATPTKSLITGDAVKEDLPIDHLKHFPPTEIYAETLARIAEPKFQAGDVTDPMSVLPEYFRPSAAEEKASANQATNPSPTKP; encoded by the coding sequence ATGAATTCTCGCCCCGACGAATCTTCGCCATCCCGCGAGACCTCATCGCACCACAGCGCAGCTTTGGCCGGCGTCGGATTAGCACTCGAAGTCATCGGCCGCGAAGGCTCCGTCGCCCGAATTGAAAGCGGACGCATCACTCATGCGGAGAACCTACCGCCCGAAACGCGCGCGACCGCTTCGTTGACGCCGGCACTGCAACGACTGCTCGATCAACACAGCCATGGAAACGGAGAAAAGGCAGGCAAGAGCAGCGACGAGTCGCCGCCCGTGGACTTCGTCGCCGTGGCGAATGGCCCGGGTTCTTTCACGGGACTGCGGATCGCCGCAGCCACAGCCAAAACGCTGGCTTATGCCTGGGGCATCCCCGTCGTGACCATCGACTCGCTTTCCGTTTTGGCCAACGCGATCGAATCATCCGAACTGGAACCGGAAACCGCCCCCGAGTTGCTCGTTGGCTTGGATGCCTACCGCGGACAAACGTTCGCAGCTTCATTCCGGTTGACGCTGGCGAAATCGTCTCGCCCCATTTGGAAGTTGAACGGACCCATCGAACTTCTCAGCCGACCAGCCTGGCTGGACCGTCTGAAAGCGACTCCAACCAAAAGCCTGATCACCGGGGACGCTGTCAAAGAAGACCTTCCGATCGATCACCTGAAACATTTTCCACCGACCGAGATCTACGCCGAAACATTGGCTCGAATCGCCGAACCCAAGTTCCAGGCGGGCGATGTCACGGATCCCATGTCCGTTTTGCCGGAGTACTTTCGCCCCAGCGCCGCGGAAGAGAAAGCTTCCGCGAATCAAGCGACCAACCCATCGCCCACCAAACCGTGA
- a CDS encoding metallophosphoesterase family protein has translation MTRTAILSDIHGNLSALEAVLADIETQKVDRIVCLGDVVGYGPEPCACLDTVMGFDFCVLGNHDSSSLFDPEGFNVAAEQAIFWTRSKLEEPGDDPGASRRRVEYLCGLPRTVREDHWLFVHGSPRGPTNEYVFPEDAQNSKKMEKLFSLVPRVCFQGHTHVPGVFTMEQRFVRPADTGTGYSLADPNAKLMINVGSVGQPRDGDPRSCYVVVEPDVVMFRRVEYDIERTVQAIEAEAELDNFLGYRLREGR, from the coding sequence GTGACACGTACCGCCATTCTGAGTGACATTCACGGCAACCTGTCCGCACTGGAAGCCGTCCTCGCCGATATCGAAACGCAAAAAGTTGACCGCATCGTGTGTTTGGGCGATGTGGTGGGTTACGGCCCGGAACCATGTGCTTGTCTCGACACGGTCATGGGGTTTGATTTTTGCGTGCTGGGCAACCACGACAGCAGTTCGCTATTTGACCCGGAAGGATTCAATGTGGCCGCCGAGCAGGCCATTTTTTGGACCCGCAGCAAATTGGAAGAGCCCGGTGACGACCCCGGTGCCAGTCGCCGACGCGTTGAGTATCTGTGTGGGTTGCCGCGAACGGTTCGTGAGGATCACTGGTTGTTCGTGCACGGTTCACCTCGTGGGCCCACGAACGAATATGTCTTTCCGGAAGACGCCCAGAACTCAAAGAAGATGGAGAAGCTGTTTTCGCTCGTGCCGCGAGTTTGCTTCCAAGGGCACACGCACGTGCCGGGAGTGTTCACGATGGAGCAGCGATTTGTGCGGCCCGCCGATACCGGAACGGGTTATTCGTTGGCGGACCCCAATGCGAAGTTGATGATCAATGTCGGCAGCGTCGGGCAGCCGCGCGACGGTGATCCACGAAGTTGCTACGTCGTTGTTGAACCGGATGTAGTGATGTTCCGCCGAGTCGAATATGACATCGAGCGAACGGTTCAGGCGATCGAAGCAGAAGCGGAACTCGATAACTTCCTGGGCTATCGCCTTCGCGAAGGCCGCTGA